A single region of the Alteriqipengyuania flavescens genome encodes:
- the rpmF gene encoding 50S ribosomal protein L32 has protein sequence MAVPKRKVSPHRRGNRRAHDSLKVEAFHECDNCGELKRPHNMCGHCGFYNGREVMAPKGL, from the coding sequence ATGGCCGTCCCTAAGAGAAAAGTATCGCCGCATCGCCGGGGCAATCGCCGGGCACACGATTCGCTGAAGGTCGAAGCCTTCCACGAATGCGACAACTGCGGTGAATTGAAGCGTCCGCACAACATGTGCGGCCATTGCGGTTTCTACAACGGCCGCGAGGTTATGGCGCCCAAGGGCCTGTAA
- a CDS encoding MerR family transcriptional regulator, producing the protein MAAGFDDGKDPSALRTIGEVADGLGIKQHVLRYWEKQFPMLRPLQRSGNRRYYRPDDVELVQTIHRLVNREGYTLRGARQAIEHGHVGDVADAEAPEPAAETSPEAAVSPDILAALKSVRNRLAAALDG; encoded by the coding sequence ATGGCCGCCGGGTTCGACGACGGGAAAGACCCCTCGGCCCTCAGGACCATTGGCGAGGTTGCGGACGGCCTCGGCATAAAGCAGCACGTGCTGCGTTACTGGGAAAAGCAGTTTCCCATGCTCCGCCCGCTCCAGCGCAGCGGCAACCGCCGCTATTATCGTCCCGACGATGTCGAACTGGTGCAGACCATACACCGGCTGGTGAACCGCGAAGGTTACACGCTGCGCGGCGCGCGCCAGGCGATCGAGCACGGGCATGTCGGGGACGTTGCCGATGCGGAAGCTCCGGAACCGGCCGCGGAGACGTCGCCTGAGGCGGCCGTATCGCCGGACATCCTGGCCGCGCTCAAATCTGTCCGCAACCGGCTCGCCGCAGCGCTGGACGGCTGA
- a CDS encoding integration host factor subunit alpha yields the protein MRSVGTLTRADLAESINRKLGLSRAESLDLVEAILAKMCDAMADGENVKISGFGTFLLRDKKERVGRNPKTGVEVPITPRRVMTFRASQKLKERVIAG from the coding sequence ATGCGTTCAGTCGGAACTCTTACTCGCGCCGATCTGGCGGAATCGATCAACCGCAAGCTGGGCCTCAGCCGCGCGGAATCGCTCGATCTGGTGGAGGCCATCCTTGCCAAGATGTGCGATGCGATGGCCGACGGGGAGAATGTGAAGATTTCCGGTTTCGGCACCTTCCTGCTGCGCGACAAGAAGGAACGCGTCGGGCGCAATCCCAAGACCGGGGTGGAGGTGCCGATCACCCCGCGCCGGGTGATGACGTTCCGCGCCAGTCAGAAACTCAAGGAACGGGTGATCGCAGGCTGA
- a CDS encoding SixA phosphatase family protein, whose protein sequence is MKTLGLLRHAKSDWDDSALRDFDRGLNDRGRRGAALMGAHIVDEGTAWDTLIASPAERVQRTLESAKLGLEPQFDKRCYLASSTTLMEVVRDLAGDADRVLLSGHNPGIQELVFDIVAPDAEDALFDEAARKFPTASFAILECDIDDWADLADDCGKLVHFTRPRDLDPDLGPAD, encoded by the coding sequence GTGAAGACACTCGGCCTCTTGCGCCATGCGAAATCGGACTGGGACGACAGCGCCCTGCGCGATTTCGACCGCGGCCTGAACGATCGCGGGCGGCGCGGTGCGGCGCTGATGGGCGCGCATATCGTGGACGAGGGTACGGCGTGGGACACGCTGATCGCCAGCCCGGCCGAGCGCGTCCAGCGCACGCTCGAAAGCGCGAAGCTGGGACTGGAGCCGCAGTTCGACAAGCGCTGCTACCTCGCTTCGTCCACCACTCTGATGGAGGTCGTGCGCGACCTTGCCGGCGATGCCGACCGCGTGCTGCTGTCAGGCCACAATCCCGGCATACAGGAACTCGTCTTCGACATCGTCGCGCCGGACGCGGAAGATGCACTGTTTGACGAGGCGGCGCGCAAGTTTCCCACCGCCTCCTTTGCCATTCTGGAATGCGATATCGACGACTGGGCGGACCTGGCCGACGATTGCGGCAAGCTGGTGCACTTCACCCGCCCGCGCGACCTCGATCCCGACCTCGGCCCCGCAGACTGA
- a CDS encoding MAPEG family protein, translating to MNFTTGIVLPTTLSLAAAAAITNLWLSIRIGALRQKHKVSVGDGGNEAIQRRMRAQLNFAENTFLVLVLVAAIELSGHGGWWLPLVALVYAVGRILHGLGMDGGRLQWGRMVGTLVTMLTLVGLAGVAAWLAFRYS from the coding sequence ATGAACTTCACCACCGGCATCGTCCTTCCTACTACGCTGTCGCTGGCCGCCGCGGCCGCGATCACCAACCTGTGGCTGTCCATCCGCATCGGCGCCTTGCGGCAGAAGCACAAGGTGAGCGTGGGCGATGGCGGGAACGAGGCGATCCAGCGCCGCATGCGCGCCCAGCTGAATTTCGCCGAGAATACGTTCCTGGTGCTGGTGCTGGTCGCCGCCATCGAGCTGTCGGGCCACGGCGGCTGGTGGCTGCCGCTGGTTGCCCTCGTGTATGCCGTCGGGCGCATTCTCCACGGCCTCGGCATGGATGGCGGCAGGCTGCAGTGGGGCCGGATGGTCGGCACGCTGGTAACGATGCTGACACTGGTCGGCCTTGCCGGCGTGGCCGCTTGGCTCGCGTTCCGGTACAGCTAG
- a CDS encoding MBL fold metallo-hydrolase, with translation MSQTAPTPPLKAAILPVTPLQQNCSLIWCTATNKAALVDPGGDLDMLKANVAKAGVDLQKILVTHGHIDHCGEAGVLAKELGLPIEGPHEADRFWISRLDDDGRKYSINGQVFEPDRWLQDGDTVTVGELTLQVIHCPGHTPGHVVFFHEPSRFAIVGDVLFQGSIGRTDFPMGNHQDLLDAITHKLWPLGEDITFIPGHGPVSTFGQERKTNPFVGDHAMGVA, from the coding sequence ATGAGCCAGACCGCCCCGACACCGCCCCTCAAAGCCGCCATCTTGCCGGTCACGCCGTTGCAGCAGAATTGTTCGCTGATCTGGTGCACCGCCACGAACAAGGCGGCGCTGGTCGATCCGGGCGGCGATCTCGACATGCTGAAGGCCAATGTCGCGAAGGCAGGGGTTGATCTGCAAAAGATCCTCGTCACCCACGGCCATATCGATCACTGCGGAGAGGCGGGCGTGCTGGCGAAGGAGCTGGGCTTGCCCATCGAAGGGCCGCACGAGGCCGATCGCTTCTGGATCAGCCGGCTGGACGATGACGGGCGCAAATACAGCATCAACGGCCAGGTGTTCGAGCCGGATCGCTGGCTGCAGGACGGGGATACGGTGACCGTGGGCGAACTGACGCTGCAGGTGATCCATTGCCCCGGCCACACGCCCGGCCACGTGGTGTTCTTCCACGAGCCGAGCCGCTTCGCCATCGTCGGCGACGTGCTGTTCCAGGGCAGCATCGGGCGCACGGACTTCCCGATGGGCAACCACCAGGACCTGCTCGACGCGATCACGCATAAGCTCTGGCCGCTGGGCGAGGACATCACCTTCATCCCGGGCCACGGCCCCGTCAGCACCTTCGGGCAGGAGCGCAAGACCAACCCCTTCGTCGGCGATCACGCCATGGGCGTCGCCTGA
- the plsX gene encoding phosphate acyltransferase PlsX, protein MSLPRIAIDAMGGDEGVRVMVEGAAIARRRHDSFKFLLVGDEARIKAALDKHPGMAGASEILHAEDVVGGEEKPTQALRRAKTTSMGMAIDAVKRGDAGAAVSGGNTGALMAMAKLALRTIPGIDRPALAALMPTLGDNDVIMLDLGANTECDARNLVQFAIMGAAYSRLALGLEAPRVRLLNIGTEANKGTWDLQEAAQQLNEASELALRFEGYVEADKINRGDVDVVVTDGFSGNIALKAIEGSARFVTDLLRRAFTSSIRSKFGFLVSRPATELLRHHLDPNNHNGAVFLGLNGVVVKSHGSATTGGVANAVAVAARLVENELTARISADIGALDHSATAAGGK, encoded by the coding sequence ATGAGCCTGCCGCGGATCGCCATCGATGCGATGGGCGGCGATGAAGGCGTGCGCGTCATGGTGGAAGGTGCCGCGATCGCGCGGCGCCGCCACGACAGCTTCAAGTTCCTGCTGGTGGGCGACGAGGCGCGGATCAAGGCCGCGCTCGACAAGCACCCCGGCATGGCCGGTGCCAGCGAGATCCTGCACGCGGAAGACGTGGTGGGCGGCGAGGAGAAGCCGACCCAGGCGCTCCGCCGGGCCAAGACCACATCGATGGGCATGGCGATCGACGCGGTGAAGCGCGGCGATGCCGGCGCGGCCGTGTCCGGCGGCAACACCGGCGCGCTGATGGCGATGGCCAAGCTGGCCCTGCGCACCATTCCCGGCATCGATCGCCCCGCGCTCGCCGCGCTGATGCCGACGCTGGGCGATAACGACGTGATCATGCTGGACCTGGGCGCAAACACCGAATGCGACGCCCGCAACCTCGTCCAGTTCGCGATCATGGGTGCGGCCTACAGCCGCCTTGCGCTGGGGCTGGAGGCTCCGCGCGTGCGCCTGCTCAATATCGGGACCGAGGCGAACAAGGGCACCTGGGACCTGCAGGAAGCCGCCCAGCAGCTGAACGAGGCGAGCGAGCTGGCGCTGCGTTTCGAAGGCTATGTCGAGGCGGACAAGATCAACCGCGGCGATGTGGACGTGGTGGTGACCGACGGGTTCTCCGGCAATATCGCGCTAAAAGCCATCGAAGGGTCTGCGCGCTTCGTGACGGACCTGCTGCGCCGCGCCTTCACCAGTTCGATCCGGTCGAAATTCGGCTTCCTCGTCAGTCGTCCCGCAACCGAGCTGCTGCGCCACCACCTCGACCCCAACAACCACAACGGCGCGGTCTTCCTCGGCCTCAACGGCGTGGTGGTGAAGAGCCACGGCAGCGCCACGACCGGCGGCGTCGCCAATGCCGTCGCAGTGGCCGCGCGGCTGGTGGAGAACGAGCTGACCGCGCGCATTTCCGCCGACATCGGTGCGCTTGACCATTCGGCCACCGCTGCGGGCGGCAAATGA
- a CDS encoding NAD-dependent succinate-semialdehyde dehydrogenase produces the protein MTTTYDAQPALYIDGEFLSGDGRDTHTVINPATGEAIGEVPLATTADLDAALGASAHGFETWRAMDVDARGAILKKAAALLRERADGIGRTMTMEQGKPLAEAKSEVMGSAQILDWAAEEAKRQYGRVLVRPTGQRSMVIRQPVGPVAAFSPWNFPIYLMAKKLGPALAAGNSVIAKPPEETPGCTGALIRALRDAGIPKGAAQLVHGVPDTVSRHLLASPVIRKVSFTGSIPVGKHLMKLAADGLKRITMELGGHAPVLVFDDCDLDRTLDMVVPQKFRNAGQVCVSPTRFFVQEGIHDAFVKGFAERTAKVRVGNGLEEGTAMGPLANERRPGAIDELVGDAVASGARLMAGGERGDAGYFYRPTLLADVPDAARVMNEEPFGPLAVTQSFATLDEAIAKANRLPYGLAAFAFTEGLKTANLVGDAVEAGMVGINSFAISAVDAPFGGVKDSGFGSEGGPEGFEAYTVTKAIHQG, from the coding sequence ATGACCACCACTTACGACGCCCAGCCGGCCCTCTATATCGACGGCGAATTCCTGTCCGGCGACGGACGCGATACGCACACCGTGATCAACCCCGCCACGGGCGAGGCGATCGGCGAGGTGCCGCTGGCGACCACCGCCGATCTCGACGCGGCGCTGGGGGCATCGGCGCACGGTTTCGAAACGTGGCGGGCGATGGACGTGGACGCGCGCGGTGCGATCCTGAAGAAAGCCGCCGCTTTGCTGCGCGAACGGGCCGACGGGATCGGCCGCACCATGACGATGGAGCAGGGCAAGCCGCTCGCCGAAGCGAAGAGCGAGGTGATGGGCTCGGCGCAAATCCTCGACTGGGCGGCAGAGGAAGCCAAGCGGCAATACGGCCGCGTGCTGGTGCGGCCCACCGGGCAGCGCTCGATGGTGATTCGCCAGCCGGTCGGCCCTGTCGCCGCTTTCAGTCCGTGGAATTTCCCGATCTACCTGATGGCAAAGAAGCTCGGCCCCGCGCTGGCGGCGGGCAATTCTGTGATCGCCAAGCCGCCGGAGGAAACGCCCGGCTGCACAGGCGCGCTTATCCGCGCGCTGCGCGATGCGGGCATCCCGAAAGGCGCGGCGCAGCTTGTCCACGGCGTGCCCGACACGGTGAGCCGCCACTTGCTGGCCAGCCCGGTCATCCGCAAGGTCAGCTTCACCGGGTCAATCCCGGTCGGCAAGCACCTGATGAAGCTGGCGGCCGACGGGCTGAAGCGCATCACGATGGAACTGGGCGGACATGCGCCGGTGCTGGTGTTCGACGATTGCGATCTCGACAGGACACTCGACATGGTCGTGCCGCAGAAATTCCGCAACGCCGGGCAGGTCTGCGTCAGCCCCACGCGCTTCTTCGTGCAGGAAGGCATCCACGATGCTTTCGTGAAGGGATTTGCGGAGCGTACGGCGAAAGTCCGGGTCGGCAATGGCCTGGAAGAAGGGACCGCGATGGGGCCGCTCGCCAACGAGCGGCGTCCCGGCGCCATCGATGAACTGGTCGGCGATGCCGTGGCGAGCGGCGCGCGACTGATGGCGGGCGGGGAGCGCGGCGATGCGGGCTATTTCTATCGCCCCACGCTGCTCGCCGACGTGCCCGACGCAGCGCGGGTGATGAACGAGGAACCCTTTGGCCCGCTGGCTGTGACGCAGAGCTTCGCCACGCTGGACGAAGCGATCGCGAAGGCGAACCGCCTGCCGTACGGGCTGGCGGCGTTCGCATTCACGGAAGGGCTCAAGACCGCCAACCTCGTCGGCGATGCGGTGGAAGCCGGGATGGTCGGGATTAACAGCTTCGCGATCAGCGCGGTCGATGCGCCTTTCGGCGGGGTGAAGGATTCAGGCTTCGGCAGCGAAGGCGGGCCGGAAGGGTTCGAAGCCTATACGGTGACCAAGGCCATCCACCAGGGCTAG
- a CDS encoding ATP-dependent DNA helicase has product MAAALPLPALHASHAGTWLRAANGETRGVAKGEAVTLAADTPALILNAPLVATRLGYPDLSGLDLLELFAFVRPAQFCVPTPKGLAHATGLPEPASDDAVPELLQRAAAVLLEQCEAADWPQREGAWSILQSLAKLRWPWAAIIAPHIARPERAEKWLFSRLPEWEESPERPQPAQVLIEENEIEGRLERLTGEGAERREGQRSYARETGGMFAPRGKERRPHVVLAQAGTGVGKTLGYLAPASLWAERAQGTVWVSTYTKNLQRQLRQEARRAWGETRPDGSKPVVVRKGRENYLCLLNLEDALQGGFGGRAAILAQLVARWAVFSADGDMIGGDLPGWLGTLFRKRGIAALTDQRGECVYAGCPHYRKCFIERSARASAQADLVIANHALVMINAARGRDHALRPTRIVFDEGHHVFDAADSTFAAALTGQELIELRRWVIGPERNSRGRRRGLAARLADIASYDEEGGKAIAAARDGAEALPSEGWTQRLADNAPSGPLEALLAAVRALTYARDESGAQDAGYGIETEAAQLDGNFIELVGQAAAALAAIRKPLIRLGVRLEKLLEEAPDWLDAQGRQRLDGARHAMAWRIDLLAAWEALLDRLGGPADPEFVDWLAVDRNESREFDIGIHRRWLDPMKPFARVVLEPSHGVTMTSATLRDGDDWQSAILRSGAPHIEVKPRLVQADSPFDYAAQAEVLIVTDVKKGDLAALAGAYARIIEGCGGGVLGLFTAIRRMRAVHGRIADRLARAGLPLYAQHVDPIDTGTLVDIFRDDPAASLLGTDALRDGVDVPGESLRCVVMEQVPWPKPSILHRARRAANGGSAHDDRIIRARLAQAFGRLIRSREDRGHFVVLSPAFPSRLLTAFPPGTPVTRLTLAEALQRLGSGVSESEPAVTESQDT; this is encoded by the coding sequence ATGGCCGCCGCGCTTCCCCTCCCCGCCCTGCACGCCAGCCATGCGGGCACGTGGCTGCGCGCCGCCAATGGCGAGACGCGCGGTGTGGCGAAAGGCGAAGCGGTGACGCTGGCCGCCGACACGCCCGCCCTGATCCTCAACGCGCCGCTGGTGGCGACCCGGCTCGGCTATCCCGACCTGTCGGGGCTCGATCTGCTGGAGCTGTTCGCATTCGTCCGCCCCGCGCAGTTCTGCGTGCCGACCCCCAAGGGGCTGGCCCACGCGACCGGCTTGCCCGAACCGGCCAGCGACGATGCGGTGCCCGAACTGCTCCAGCGCGCCGCCGCGGTGTTGCTGGAACAATGCGAGGCGGCGGACTGGCCGCAGCGCGAAGGCGCGTGGAGCATCCTGCAATCGCTGGCCAAGCTGCGCTGGCCGTGGGCGGCGATCATCGCCCCGCACATCGCGCGGCCGGAGCGGGCGGAGAAGTGGCTCTTCAGCCGCCTGCCCGAATGGGAGGAAAGCCCCGAACGGCCGCAGCCCGCGCAGGTGCTGATCGAGGAAAACGAAATCGAAGGGCGGCTGGAACGGCTGACCGGAGAAGGCGCGGAACGGCGGGAGGGGCAGCGTAGTTACGCCCGCGAAACCGGGGGCATGTTCGCGCCACGGGGCAAGGAACGCCGCCCGCACGTGGTGCTGGCGCAGGCGGGCACGGGCGTCGGCAAGACGCTCGGTTATCTCGCCCCCGCATCGCTGTGGGCGGAACGCGCGCAAGGCACCGTCTGGGTCAGCACCTACACCAAGAACCTGCAACGCCAGCTGCGGCAGGAAGCCCGCCGTGCGTGGGGCGAGACGCGGCCCGACGGCAGCAAGCCCGTGGTGGTGCGCAAGGGACGGGAAAACTACCTCTGCCTGCTCAATCTGGAAGATGCGCTGCAGGGCGGCTTCGGCGGGCGTGCGGCGATCCTGGCGCAGCTGGTGGCGCGCTGGGCGGTCTTCAGCGCCGATGGCGACATGATCGGCGGGGACTTGCCCGGCTGGCTCGGCACGCTGTTCCGCAAACGCGGCATCGCCGCCCTGACGGACCAGCGCGGCGAATGTGTCTATGCCGGCTGCCCGCATTACCGCAAATGCTTCATCGAACGCAGCGCGCGGGCGAGCGCGCAGGCCGATCTCGTCATCGCCAACCACGCGCTGGTGATGATCAATGCGGCGAGAGGGCGCGACCATGCACTGCGCCCCACCCGCATCGTGTTCGACGAAGGCCATCACGTCTTCGACGCCGCCGACAGCACCTTTGCCGCCGCGCTGACGGGGCAGGAGCTGATCGAACTGCGCCGCTGGGTGATCGGCCCGGAACGCAATTCGCGCGGGCGGCGGCGCGGGCTCGCGGCGCGGCTAGCCGATATTGCGAGCTATGACGAGGAAGGCGGCAAGGCGATCGCCGCCGCGCGCGACGGGGCGGAGGCCCTGCCGTCGGAAGGGTGGACGCAGCGGCTGGCGGACAATGCGCCGTCCGGGCCGCTGGAGGCGCTGCTCGCCGCCGTGCGCGCCCTCACCTACGCGCGCGATGAAAGCGGGGCGCAGGACGCGGGCTACGGGATCGAGACCGAGGCCGCGCAGCTGGACGGCAATTTCATCGAGCTTGTCGGACAGGCCGCCGCCGCGCTCGCCGCCATCCGCAAGCCGCTGATCCGGCTGGGCGTGCGGCTGGAAAAGCTGCTGGAAGAAGCGCCCGACTGGCTCGATGCACAGGGGCGCCAGCGGCTCGACGGGGCGCGCCATGCGATGGCGTGGCGGATCGACCTGCTCGCCGCGTGGGAGGCACTGCTCGACCGGCTGGGCGGCCCGGCCGATCCGGAATTCGTCGACTGGCTGGCCGTCGACCGCAACGAAAGCCGCGAGTTCGACATCGGCATCCACCGCCGCTGGCTCGACCCGATGAAGCCCTTCGCCCGCGTCGTGCTGGAGCCTTCCCACGGGGTCACCATGACCAGCGCCACTCTGCGCGACGGGGACGACTGGCAAAGCGCGATCCTGCGCAGCGGTGCGCCGCATATCGAAGTGAAGCCGCGGCTGGTGCAGGCGGACAGCCCGTTCGACTATGCCGCGCAGGCCGAAGTGCTGATCGTGACCGACGTGAAGAAGGGCGACCTTGCCGCGCTGGCGGGCGCTTATGCGCGCATCATCGAAGGTTGCGGTGGCGGCGTGCTGGGCCTGTTCACCGCGATCCGGCGGATGCGCGCGGTGCATGGCCGCATCGCGGACCGGCTCGCCCGGGCGGGCCTGCCGCTCTACGCCCAGCATGTCGATCCCATCGACACCGGCACGCTGGTCGACATCTTCCGTGACGATCCCGCCGCCAGTCTGCTCGGCACCGATGCCCTGCGCGACGGGGTGGACGTGCCGGGCGAAAGCCTGCGCTGCGTGGTGATGGAGCAGGTTCCGTGGCCCAAGCCGTCCATCCTCCACCGCGCCCGGCGCGCCGCGAACGGGGGCAGCGCGCACGACGACCGCATCATCCGCGCCCGGCTGGCGCAGGCCTTCGGACGGCTGATTCGCAGCCGCGAGGACCGCGGCCATTTCGTCGTCCTCTCGCCCGCCTTCCCCAGCCGCCTGCTGACCGCCTTCCCCCCCGGCACGCCTGTCACACGCCTGACGCTTGCGGAAGCTTTACAACGCCTCGGCAGCGGTGTTTCGGAAAGCGAGCCCGCCGTTACGGAAAGTCAGGACACGTGA
- a CDS encoding beta-ketoacyl-ACP synthase III, giving the protein MIRSHVIGSGSALPARRLTNEELAAEYNLDTSDEWIVERTGITQRYFAGEGETTATLATAAARMALEMAGTDSSEIGLIVLATATPDNTFPATATQVQQALGCNGGIAFDVAAVCTGFLYAMGVADSMLRIGHAKKALVIGAETFSRILDFEDRTTCVLFGDGAGALVLEARESGEAQTGVLGTKLHADGAHCDLLHVDGGPSSTGTVGKLRMKGREVFRHAVVNLSSVLKEVLEETGVSAAEIDWVVPHQANARILDATARKLGLPMEKIVVTVDRHANTSAASVPLAFDTAMRDGRLKAGDLVMLEAMGGGFTWGASLLRL; this is encoded by the coding sequence ATGATCCGTAGCCACGTCATCGGCAGCGGCTCCGCCTTGCCGGCGCGCCGCCTGACCAACGAGGAACTGGCTGCCGAATACAATCTCGACACCAGCGACGAATGGATCGTCGAGCGGACGGGCATCACCCAGCGCTATTTCGCGGGCGAGGGGGAAACCACCGCCACGCTGGCGACCGCCGCTGCGCGCATGGCGCTCGAAATGGCAGGGACCGACTCGAGCGAGATCGGTCTGATCGTGCTCGCCACGGCGACGCCCGACAACACGTTCCCCGCCACGGCCACGCAGGTCCAGCAGGCGCTGGGCTGCAACGGCGGCATCGCTTTTGACGTCGCTGCCGTGTGCACCGGCTTCCTTTACGCCATGGGCGTCGCCGATTCGATGCTGCGGATCGGCCATGCGAAAAAGGCGCTGGTCATCGGCGCGGAAACCTTCAGCCGCATCCTCGATTTCGAGGACCGCACCACCTGCGTCCTCTTTGGCGACGGGGCCGGCGCGCTGGTGCTGGAAGCACGCGAAAGCGGCGAAGCGCAGACGGGCGTGCTGGGCACCAAGCTGCATGCGGACGGCGCGCATTGCGACCTGCTGCATGTCGACGGCGGACCGTCGAGCACCGGCACGGTCGGCAAGCTGCGGATGAAGGGACGCGAGGTCTTTCGCCACGCAGTGGTCAACCTGTCGTCGGTCCTGAAGGAAGTGCTTGAAGAAACGGGCGTTTCTGCCGCCGAGATCGACTGGGTGGTGCCGCACCAGGCCAATGCCCGCATCCTGGATGCAACTGCGCGCAAGCTGGGCCTGCCGATGGAAAAAATTGTCGTCACGGTGGATCGCCACGCCAACACCTCTGCCGCTTCGGTGCCGCTCGCCTTCGACACCGCGATGCGGGACGGGCGGCTGAAAGCGGGCGACCTCGTCATGCTGGAAGCGATGGGCGGCGGCTTTACCTGGGGCGCCAGCCTGCTGCGGCTTTGA
- a CDS encoding SLC13 family permease encodes MSFIDSHSAVIGLALLVGIFVAFFLERRPPVTIAVAGAVIVLALGFVDPDAILGVFGNNAPVTIGAMFVLSGALLRTGALEEISGWVIRRTLRKPRLAVAEVGAGTLAASAFMNNTPVVIVMIPILKRLARVLGTASTRLLIPLSYLSILGGTITLIGTSTNLLVDGVATEAGLAPFGIFEISLVGFVTAAAGVATLVVLGPLLLPDRPGRQDEAMAENESYLSHLVVAEDSPLVGQKLGDTRMSRRPGVRILAVRQGGELERRNLSDIVLAAGDQLVIAASPTEVASFAEGRDFRIGLTGVGGGIAMAKEKRSTDTRLVTAVITPSHPMIGSRLAEIPMLSRLKVRVLGLARPRHLAGPDLANARVRAGDRLLIATGDDAVVTLQRNVDLAEVGDAPVQSFRRARAPIAIATLAAVVLGAAIFDLPIVALAIAGVAVVLLTRCIEPEEAWSAIDGSTLVLIFAMLAFGMGLDEAGTIQLIVDTLEPVLADASPLLLLVLIYALTSTLTEIVTNNAVAVIMTPLVISLTQALGIDPRPFVVAVMFGASASFATPIGYQTNTLVYGAANYRFMDFVKIGLPMNVIVGLATCAAIHFFF; translated from the coding sequence ATGTCCTTCATCGATTCGCATTCGGCGGTTATCGGCCTCGCCCTCCTCGTCGGCATATTCGTCGCGTTCTTCCTCGAACGCCGTCCGCCGGTGACCATAGCCGTGGCAGGGGCGGTCATCGTGCTGGCGCTGGGCTTCGTCGATCCCGACGCGATCCTGGGCGTATTCGGCAACAACGCGCCGGTGACCATCGGGGCGATGTTCGTGCTGAGCGGTGCCTTGCTTCGCACCGGCGCACTGGAGGAGATTTCGGGCTGGGTCATCCGCCGCACCCTGCGCAAGCCGCGGCTGGCGGTGGCGGAAGTCGGCGCGGGCACGCTCGCGGCCTCGGCCTTCATGAACAACACACCGGTGGTGATCGTGATGATCCCCATCCTGAAACGGCTGGCGCGCGTGCTGGGCACGGCATCCACGCGCCTGCTGATCCCGCTGTCCTATCTTTCGATCCTTGGCGGCACGATCACGCTGATCGGCACCTCCACCAACCTGCTGGTGGACGGTGTCGCGACCGAGGCGGGCCTTGCCCCCTTCGGCATCTTCGAGATTTCTCTGGTCGGCTTTGTCACCGCAGCCGCCGGTGTCGCGACGCTGGTCGTGCTCGGCCCGCTTCTGCTTCCCGACCGCCCCGGGCGGCAGGACGAAGCGATGGCGGAAAACGAAAGTTACCTCAGCCACCTGGTCGTGGCGGAGGACAGCCCGCTGGTCGGCCAGAAGCTGGGCGATACGCGCATGTCCCGCCGCCCGGGCGTACGCATCCTGGCCGTGCGGCAGGGCGGCGAACTTGAGCGGAGGAACCTGTCCGATATCGTGCTTGCCGCGGGCGACCAGCTGGTCATCGCCGCCAGTCCCACCGAAGTCGCCTCCTTTGCCGAAGGGCGCGATTTCCGCATCGGCCTGACCGGCGTGGGCGGCGGTATCGCGATGGCCAAGGAAAAGCGCTCGACCGATACGCGCCTAGTCACGGCGGTCATCACCCCGTCCCACCCGATGATCGGCAGCAGGCTGGCCGAAATCCCGATGCTGTCGCGCCTGAAGGTCCGTGTACTCGGCCTCGCCCGTCCGCGCCACCTCGCCGGGCCGGACCTTGCCAATGCCCGCGTGCGCGCCGGCGACCGCCTGCTGATCGCCACGGGTGACGATGCGGTCGTGACCCTGCAGCGCAACGTCGACCTGGCCGAAGTCGGCGATGCGCCCGTGCAGAGCTTCCGCCGCGCCCGCGCGCCTATCGCCATCGCCACGCTGGCCGCCGTGGTGCTGGGCGCGGCGATCTTCGACCTGCCCATTGTGGCGCTGGCCATCGCCGGGGTCGCGGTGGTCCTGCTGACCCGCTGCATCGAGCCCGAAGAGGCGTGGAGCGCGATCGACGGCAGCACGCTGGTGCTGATCTTCGCCATGCTCGCCTTCGGCATGGGGCTGGACGAGGCCGGCACCATCCAGCTGATCGTCGATACGTTGGAGCCGGTGCTGGCGGATGCTTCCCCATTGCTGCTGCTGGTGTTGATCTACGCACTCACCAGCACGCTGACCGAGATCGTCACCAACAACGCGGTCGCCGTCATCATGACCCCGCTCGTGATATCTCTCACGCAGGCGCTGGGGATCGATCCCCGCCCCTTCGTGGTCGCGGTGATGTTCGGCGCCAGCGCCAGTTTTGCGACGCCCATCGGTTACCAGACCAACACGCTGGTGTATGGCGCGGCGAATTATCGCTTCATGGATTTCGTGAAGATCGGCCTGCCGATGAATGTCATCGTCGGCCTCGCCACCTGCGCTGCGATCCACTTCTTTTTCTGA